In Aspergillus fumigatus Af293 chromosome 2, whole genome shotgun sequence, a genomic segment contains:
- a CDS encoding thiamine-binding protein: MSFNYPALATPARCTADFSLIPIGTHTASFSQQIADIQRLLTEASQQTGLKYQMNPTGTTIEGPWDQVVQVIGFAHTLIHQEGVPRIQTDIRISTRTDKVQPMEGNIVSVQRILSA, translated from the exons ATGTCGTTTAACTACCCAGCTCTCGCGACTCCGGCACGATGCACTGCCGACTTCTCCCTGATTCCG ATTGGAACCCATAccgcttctttctctcagcAGATTGCGGATATTCAGCGGTTGTTGACGGAGGCCAGTCAGCAGACAGGTCTGAAGTACCAAATGAATCCAACGGGAACAACAATTG AGGGGCCGTGGGATCAAGTTGTTCAGGTGATCGGTTTCGCCCACACGTTGATTCATCAGGAAGGCGTCCCTAGGATTCAGACGGATATTCGTATCTCGACTAG GACGGACAAGGTTCAGCCGATGGAGGGTAATATTGTATCTGTGCAGAGAATCCTGTCAGCTTAA
- the pup1 gene encoding proteasome core particle subunit beta 2, giving the protein MAGFDFSNYNRNAALHAKGVPLPKATSTGTTIVGCIFDNGVVIAADTRATSGPIVADKNCEKLHYIAPKIWCAGAGTAADTEFTTALISSNIELHSLSTGRPPRVVTCMTMLKQHLFRYQGHIGAYLVVAGVDPTGVGLFTVHAHGSTDKLPYVTMGSGSLAAMSVFESMWKPQLNREEAIALCSEAIKAGIFNDLGSGSNVDVCVIQKDKPTQLLRNYMRPNERGEKERNYRFPRGTTAYLNEKIITKQDLRKYVTVEDVSGDPNLMEVDS; this is encoded by the exons ATGGCAGGCTTCGACTTCTCCAATTACAATCGCAACGCGGCTCTGCACGCCAAAGGTGTGCCTCTCCCGAAAGCGACAAGTACGGGTACAACAATTGTGGGTTGTATCTTCGATAATGGTGTTGTG ATCGCCGCAGATACCAGAGCTACAAGTGGTCCTATAGTCGCAGACAAG AACTGCGAGAAACTCCACTATATCGCCCCCAAGATCTGGTGTGCTGGAGCCGGTACAGCTGCAGACACCGAATTCACAACCGCCCTGATCAGCTCCAACATCGAACTGCACTCTCTGTCGACGGGCCGGCCCCCACGGGTAGTCACCTGCATGACCATGTTGAAGCAGCACCTATTCAGGTACCAGGGACACATCGGCGCCTATCTGGTCGTCGCGGGCGTTGACCCGACAGGCGTCGGTCTTTTCACCGTCCACGCTCACGGTTCAACCGACAAGCTCCCCTACGTCACCATGGGCTCTGGCTCTCTGGCTGCCATGTCTGTTTTCGAGTCGATGTGGAAGCCGCAGTTGAACCGCGAAGAGGCTATCGCTTTGTGTTCGGAAGCTATTAAAGCCGGTATCTTCAACGACTTGGGCTCCGGCAGCAACGTTGACGTGTGCGTCATCCAGAAGGATAAGCCCACACAGCTACTGCGTAACTACATGCGGCCCAACGAGCGTGGTGAGAAAGAGCGCAATTACCGCTTCCCTAGGGGCACAACGGCCTACCTGaacgagaagatcatcaccaaaCAGGACTTGAGAAAATATGTGACTGTGGAGGATGTCTCTGGGGATCCAAACCTCATGGAGGTAGATTCGTGA
- a CDS encoding putative pyruvate dehydrogenase E1 component alpha subunit codes for MLTRNSRLKESLPWVSSKLFCAKRRFLAQVVNLKSVPTVSGALHCNEASAKAHSRKTTNPLTFLYQKTASRRIILTIPHTQRLEIAADALYKQKKIRGFCHLSTGQEAVAVGIEYGISKEDKLITAYRSHGFTFMRGGSIMSIVGELLGRQDGISHGKGGSMHMFCAGFFGGNGIVGAHVPVGAGIAFAQQYNDRDNITVDAYGDGAANQGQVHEAFNMAKLWNLPVLFGCEIMAAVKHGREFIRAGNGPLVYEYVTYRYAGHSMSDPGVGYRTRGELKAERASDPVSNFRAQLIDWGIITEDEAKTIDKNVRKKVNHEVAEAEKMPEPEPRLDVLFQDIYVRGSEPDQYRGRTVDETHY; via the exons ATGCTTACAAGAAACTCGAGACTCAAGGAGTCATTACCTTGGGTTAGCTCGAAGCTCTTCTGCGCAAAACGTCGCTTCCTGGCACAAGTTGTTAACTTAAAAAGCGTACCTACTGTAAGCGGCGCCTTGCACTGCAACGAGGCGAGCGCTAAAGCTCATTCAAGGAAGACGACAAACCCTTTGACGTTCCTATACCAGAAGACAGCTTCAAGACGTATCATTTTGACCATCCCCCATACACA ACGACTGGAAATAGCTGCTGACGCTCTTTACAAACAAAAGAAGATTCGTGGGTTTTGTCATTTGTCGACTGGCCAAGAGGCAGTCGCTGTTGGCATTGAATATGGCAtcagcaaagaagacaaatTAATCACTGCATACCGCTCTCATGGATTCACATTTATGCGAGGGGGAAGTATCATGTCAATTGTTGGCGAACTACTCGGACGGCAGGATGGCATATCCCACGGCAAAGGAGGCTCTATGCACATGTTTTGTGCGGGCTTCTTTGGGGGTAATGGCATCGTAGGAGCTCATGTACCAGTCGGGGCTGGAATAGCCTTTGCTCAGCAGTACAATGACAGGGATAATATCACAGTTGATGCGTATGGTGACGGAGCAGCAAACCAAGGTCAAGTCCACGAGGCTTTCAACATGGCGAAATTGTGGAACCTGCCTGTTTTGTTCGGGTGCGAGA TAATGGCAGCAGTAAAACACGGCAGAGAGTTTATTCGAGCTGGAAACGGGCCGTTGGTCTATGAGTATGTGACATATCGGTACGCCGGGCACTCAATGAGTGATCCTGGAGTCGGATATCGGACTCGCGGAGAGCTAAAGGCGGAACGTGCAAGTGATCCGGTTTCGAACTTTCGGGCACAGCTGATAGACTGGGGTATCATCACTGAGGACGAAGCGAAAACAATCGATAAGAATGTAAGAAAAAAGGTAAATCATGAGGTGGCAGAAGCCGAGAAGATGCCGGAACCTGAGCCTAGGCTGGATGTTTTGTTTCAGGATATTTACGTCCGTGGGAGTGAGCCTGACCAGTACCGAGGACGTACCGTGGACGAGACGCACTATTAG
- a CDS encoding class I SAM-dependent methyltransferase gives MFRPVRTTSENYTRFLFQQNQHTPWDAKNMSQESNRQCDTQSLTASVTDYPTENGRRYHKYHEGSYIYPNDEQELDRLDMQHHMIKLVNDGRLFFAPIHSPKRILDIGTGSGIWPIEMASIFPEAEITGTDLSPVQPNEVPSNVHFLVDDATEEDWLWDADHFDFIHTAHMIGSFPSFKDVLRKAFKHLKPGGYMECHEFDPKLKCDDGTMPLENPDGFCEYALLDWVDLNVRSSQVTDPPRQFRIAHRIARWMREVGFVDVQERISKVPTNPWPEDPHLRTIGTWSETNWLEALSGWSYKPLSALGWSKPEIEVFLVDVRKSIQNRNVHSYMDFYVVTGRKPRPGEQAS, from the exons ATGTTTAGACCGGTTAGAACCACCAGCGAGAATTACACT CGTTTTCTCTTTCAGCAAAACCAACATACTCCATGGGATGCTAAAAATATGTCCCAGGAGTCGAACCGTCAGTG TGACACGCAGTCGTTGACTGCGAGTGTAACTGACTATCCCACTGAGAATGGAAGACGATACCACAAATACCATGAGGGTT CATACATTTACCCGAACGACGAGCAGGAATTGGATCGATTGGACATGCAGCACCATATGATCAAACTGGTCAACGATGGACGACTGTTCTTTGCTCCCATACATAGCCCTAAACGGATCCTCGATATCGGTACTGGATCTGGCATATGGCCCATAGAAATGG CATCCATATTTCCTGAGGCCGAAATCACAGGTACAGATCTGTCACCTGTTCAACCGAACGAGGTCCCCAGTAACGTTCACTTTCTCGTTGACGATGCTACCGAAGAAGACTGGTTATGGGACGCGGACCACTTCGACTTCATTCACACAGCCCATATGATTGGTTCGTTCCCATCGTTCAAGGATGTCTTGCGCAAGGCATTCAAGCATCTCAAACCTGGCGGTTATATGGAGTGCCACGAATTCGACCCTAAGCTGAAATGTGACGATGGCACCATGCCCCTCGAGAATCCGGATGGCTTCTGTGAATATGCTTTGCTTGATTGGGTAGATCTCAATGTGCGCTCAAGTCAGGTTACAGATCCCCCGAGACAATTTCGCATCGCCCATCGTATTGCCCGCTGGATGCGAGAAGTCGGCTTCGTCGACGTTCAGGAACGCATCTCCAAAGTTCCAACCAACCCATGGCCTGAAGATCCGCACCTGCGTACAATCGGCACTTGGAGTGAGACAAATTGGCTGGAGGCTCTTTCTGGATGGTCCTACAAACCTCTTTCTGCACTGGGGTGGTCAAAGCCGGAGATTGAAGTTTTCCTGGTTGATGTGCGAAAAAGCATTCAAAATCGTAATGTCCATAGCTACATGGACTTCTATGTCGTGACGGGGAGGAAACCGCGCCCTGGGGAACAAGCCTCCTGA